A stretch of the Uranotaenia lowii strain MFRU-FL chromosome 3, ASM2978415v1, whole genome shotgun sequence genome encodes the following:
- the LOC129756714 gene encoding astacin-like, with product MYLKTILLLCATELLWAALADYDTPSEEVGRRVARYDPKAKRAGYPFELGFGYYFQGDIMLEPPRKGRVSISERYQSRIWPRGRVPYQIKGNFSQSERETIMAAMAMYAEKTCVRFVRRSIFDAQYIKIVNDNAGCYSYVGRSTNNQYNLINLQTPSCLYAVGTPVHEMMHAIGFYHEFTRPDRDDWITINRSALLPEYQTDEFFNANFGKLDANEVDLYNITYNYGSVMHYSKYAGAQSADYPVMDNKQPWEGDFGNEEGFSQPDIDQVNIRYKCSQRKHAKKLKSKKKLSKSKATI from the exons ATGTATCTCAAGACCATTCTTCTTCTCTGTGCGACGGAGTTGCTTTGGGCAGCTCTAGCTGATTATGACACTCCCAGTGAAGAAGTTG GTAGAAGAGTAGCCAGATATGACCCGAAGGCCAAACGAGCGGGTTATCCCTTCGAGCTGGGATTCGGCTACTACTTCCAGGGAGATATCATGTTAGAGCCCCCCAGGAAAGGAAGAGTCTCGATTTCAGAAAGGTATCAATCCAGGATTTGGCCTCGAGGAAGGGTACCTTACCAAATCAAGGGAAATTTCT CTCAAAGTGAACGGGAAACGATCATGGCTGCCATGGCGATGTACGCTGAAAAAACTTGCGTCCGTTTTGTGCGAAGGAGCATTTTCGATGCTCAGTACATAAAAATCGTCAACGATAATGCCGGATGCTATTCGTATGTGGGAAGAAGTACAAACAATCAGTACAATTTGATCAATCTTCAGACGCCGTCATGTTTGTACGCGGTGGGCACTCCGGTGCACGAAATGATGCACGCCATTGGTTTCTATCACGAATTCACTCGGCCAGATCGTGATGACTGGATCACCATCAACCGCAGTGCTCTTTTGCCCGAATATCAAA CTGATGAATTCTTCAATGCAAATTTCGGTAAATTGGACGCCAATGAAGTGGATCTCTACAACATTACTTACAATTATGGCAGTGTTATGCACTACTCCAAGTATGCAGGAGCTCAAAGTGCCGACTATCCGGTGATGGACAATAAG CAACCCTGGGAAGGTGATTTTGGAAATGAAGAAGGTTTCTCACAGCCTGATATCGATCAAGTGAACATCAGATATAAATGCAGTCAGAGGAAACACGCTAAGAAACTGAAATCCAAAAAGAAGCTGAGCAAATCCAAAGcaacaatttaa